One window of the Haloarcula halobia genome contains the following:
- the ftsZ gene encoding cell division protein FtsZ, which produces MDSIIDDAIDEAEQEREESSSETAAETAPPRDEVSTSGQMTDDELASVVKDLETKITVVGCGGAGGNTVTRMMDEGIHGAKLVAANTDAQHLADEVEADTKILIGRKRTGGRGAGSVPKIGEEAAQENIEDIQQSIDGSDMVFVTAGLGGGTGTGSAPVVAQAAQEAGALTISIVTIPFTAEGERRRANADAGLERLRAVSDTVIVVPNDRLLDYAPSMPLQDAFKICDRVLMRSVKGMTELITKPGLVNVDFADVRTIMENGGVAMIGLGESDSENKAQDSIRSALRSPLLDVEFDGANSALVNVVGGPDMSIEEAEGVVEEIYDRIDPDARIIWGASVNSDFDGKMETMIVVTGVESPQIYGQSEAEREREAQQIGDDIDYVD; this is translated from the coding sequence ATGGACTCGATCATCGACGACGCCATCGACGAGGCCGAGCAGGAACGGGAGGAATCGTCGTCGGAGACGGCAGCGGAGACAGCACCACCACGGGACGAGGTTTCGACGTCCGGGCAGATGACCGACGACGAGCTGGCCAGCGTCGTCAAGGACCTGGAGACGAAGATCACCGTCGTCGGCTGTGGCGGTGCCGGGGGGAACACCGTCACGCGGATGATGGACGAGGGCATCCACGGGGCGAAGCTCGTGGCAGCCAACACCGACGCTCAGCACCTCGCCGACGAGGTGGAGGCCGACACGAAGATTCTCATCGGCCGCAAGCGAACCGGCGGTCGCGGCGCGGGGTCGGTCCCGAAAATCGGTGAGGAAGCCGCCCAGGAGAACATCGAGGACATCCAGCAGTCCATCGACGGCTCGGACATGGTGTTCGTCACCGCCGGCCTCGGCGGGGGGACCGGGACCGGGTCGGCACCCGTCGTCGCCCAGGCCGCACAGGAGGCCGGCGCGCTGACCATCTCTATCGTCACGATTCCGTTCACCGCCGAGGGAGAGCGCCGCCGGGCCAACGCCGACGCCGGCCTCGAGCGCCTCCGTGCGGTCTCCGATACCGTCATCGTCGTCCCGAACGACCGCCTGCTCGACTACGCCCCGTCGATGCCCCTGCAGGACGCCTTCAAGATCTGTGACCGCGTCCTGATGCGCTCGGTGAAGGGGATGACCGAACTCATCACCAAGCCCGGCCTCGTCAACGTGGACTTCGCCGACGTCCGCACCATCATGGAGAACGGCGGCGTCGCGATGATCGGCCTCGGCGAGTCCGACTCCGAGAACAAGGCCCAGGACTCCATCCGCTCGGCGCTGCGCTCGCCGCTGCTGGACGTGGAGTTCGACGGCGCGAACTCCGCACTCGTGAACGTCGTCGGCGGCCCGGACATGAGCATCGAGGAGGCCGAGGGCGTCGTCGAGGAGATCTACGACCGCATCGACCCCGACGCCCGCATCATCTGGGGCGCGTCGGTCAACAGCGACTTCGACGGCAAGATGGAGACGATGATCGTCGTCACCGGCGTCGAGAGCCCACAGATCTACGGGCAGAGCGAGGCCGAACGGGAGCGAGAGGCCCAGCAGATCGGCGACGACATCGACTACGTCGACTGA
- a CDS encoding D-aminoacyl-tRNA deacylase — protein MLAIVVSRADEASVHIGECLLDVEGWTTHTDEGRPDGEGGGTVYRREGVELRVFDDSHVDIAAPADAFDDPDLLVFASKHAGKTGPLLTAHHTGNFGAAEYGGAAGRFARACPNALRAVVDAMDEHAPAEYDVGIECTHHGPTDVGVPSMFVEVGSAEPQWEDPEAAAAVARAILDLADIAADAPPENGTRRHLLGVGGGHYAPRFERVIRETDWAVGHVAADWGLEALSEWADDETAYEGVLRRAFAASAADVALLEDDRPDLVATVESLGYRVVDETFVRATTGVPLDLVETLEREIASVDAGLRFGDPANGFEGDWTVVDLPAALLAEARGIDDAAVRELVEAEAVAFATEQSGTVVTTPVVCPADVPRDRLLGGLADVLRDQYDSVEREGGTLVARETTFDPELARTAGVPEGPKFGQLAAGQSVEVDGEEIGPERFQRERIRRFTL, from the coding sequence ATGCTCGCTATCGTCGTCTCCCGGGCAGACGAGGCGTCCGTCCACATCGGCGAGTGCCTGCTCGACGTCGAGGGCTGGACGACCCACACAGACGAGGGACGGCCGGACGGCGAGGGCGGCGGGACCGTCTACCGCCGCGAGGGCGTCGAGCTGCGAGTGTTCGACGACTCACACGTCGACATCGCGGCCCCGGCCGACGCGTTCGACGACCCCGACCTGCTGGTGTTCGCCTCGAAACACGCCGGCAAGACGGGACCGTTGCTGACGGCCCACCACACCGGGAACTTCGGGGCCGCCGAGTACGGCGGCGCCGCCGGCCGCTTCGCGCGGGCCTGCCCGAACGCGCTCCGTGCCGTCGTCGACGCCATGGACGAGCACGCGCCGGCGGAATACGACGTCGGCATCGAGTGCACCCACCACGGTCCGACGGACGTCGGCGTCCCGTCGATGTTCGTCGAGGTCGGGAGCGCCGAACCGCAGTGGGAGGACCCCGAGGCGGCCGCCGCCGTCGCGCGGGCGATACTCGACCTTGCGGACATCGCCGCCGACGCACCACCCGAGAACGGGACCCGGCGCCACCTGCTCGGCGTCGGCGGGGGCCACTACGCCCCGCGGTTCGAGCGGGTGATACGCGAGACGGACTGGGCCGTCGGGCACGTCGCGGCCGACTGGGGGCTCGAGGCACTCTCGGAGTGGGCCGACGACGAGACGGCGTACGAGGGGGTGCTCCGGCGGGCGTTCGCGGCCAGCGCCGCCGACGTCGCCCTGCTCGAAGACGACCGGCCGGACCTCGTGGCCACCGTCGAGTCGCTGGGGTACCGCGTCGTCGACGAGACGTTCGTGCGGGCGACGACCGGCGTCCCACTCGACCTGGTCGAGACGCTCGAGCGCGAGATAGCGTCGGTCGACGCCGGCCTCCGATTTGGCGACCCGGCGAATGGGTTCGAGGGGGACTGGACCGTCGTCGACCTCCCGGCGGCCCTGCTCGCCGAAGCCCGCGGTATCGACGACGCGGCCGTCCGCGAGCTGGTCGAGGCCGAAGCGGTCGCCTTCGCCACCGAACAGAGCGGCACCGTCGTGACCACGCCGGTGGTCTGTCCCGCCGACGTCCCCCGCGACCGACTCCTCGGAGGACTGGCCGACGTCCTGCGGGACCAGTACGACAGCGTCGAGCGCGAGGGGGGGACGCTCGTCGCCCGCGAGACGACCTTCGACCCCGAGCTCGCACGGACCGCCGGCGTCCCCGAAGGCCCGAAGTTCGGCCAGCTCGCGGCGGGCCAGTCGGTGGAGGTCGACGGGGAGGAAATCGGGCCGGAGCGGTTCCAGCGCGAGCGTATACGTCGATTTACGCTGTAG
- a CDS encoding sodium:calcium antiporter translates to MSYLRHPLVQVAATVALTAGWVGTLLTGTSLGTVATVTVSGLAVLGASFLLAWGAETAEKDVPRAFAIAVLAVLAVAPEYAVDALFAWQAGAGGATTEACAALTAAEIEAGATPLARACHDANLAIANMTGANRILIGIGWAGIAVFTVWRAARTRDPAVIDREGTLADAVRLDRDIATEITFLFLATLWAFFVPLGGGIGAADTIFLVGLYVAYIGLVLKSDIEHEDEHVGVPKYFQNWSLPWRPIVVLLLFGYSGAMIFTAVEPFAHGLEEIGLNLGIPGFFMIQWIAPLASESPELIVVAVLVNKARSTAGFNALISSKLNQWTLLIGTIAVVYSLALGRYGVLPFDARQAAEIWITAAQSFFALSILVNFEISVRESIVLFALFISQVLVEFALIRELLVLPITSHELLLGYTAVYMLVGTALFVIRRRSLFLLLGLAGDAVRTALGREPVHPEYAD, encoded by the coding sequence GTGAGCTATCTGCGCCACCCCCTGGTCCAGGTTGCCGCGACAGTCGCCCTGACCGCTGGCTGGGTCGGCACCCTCCTCACCGGGACGTCGCTCGGGACGGTGGCGACGGTGACCGTCAGCGGTCTCGCCGTGCTGGGGGCGTCGTTCCTGCTGGCGTGGGGGGCCGAGACAGCCGAGAAGGACGTCCCGCGGGCCTTCGCTATCGCCGTGCTGGCGGTCCTGGCCGTCGCCCCGGAGTACGCCGTCGACGCGCTGTTCGCCTGGCAGGCCGGCGCGGGTGGGGCGACGACCGAGGCCTGTGCAGCGCTGACGGCCGCCGAGATCGAGGCGGGGGCGACACCGCTGGCCCGGGCCTGTCACGACGCGAACCTGGCCATCGCCAACATGACCGGCGCCAACCGCATCCTCATCGGCATCGGGTGGGCCGGCATCGCCGTCTTCACCGTCTGGCGGGCGGCACGGACGAGAGACCCCGCTGTCATCGACCGCGAGGGGACCCTCGCGGACGCCGTCCGCCTGGACCGTGACATCGCCACGGAGATCACGTTCCTCTTCCTGGCGACGCTGTGGGCCTTCTTCGTCCCGCTCGGCGGCGGCATCGGTGCCGCCGATACGATATTCCTGGTCGGCCTCTACGTCGCGTACATCGGCCTGGTGCTGAAATCGGACATCGAACACGAGGATGAACACGTCGGCGTCCCGAAGTACTTCCAGAACTGGTCGCTGCCCTGGCGGCCCATCGTCGTCTTGCTGCTCTTTGGGTACTCGGGCGCGATGATCTTTACCGCCGTCGAACCGTTCGCCCACGGCCTCGAGGAGATCGGCCTGAACCTGGGCATCCCCGGGTTCTTCATGATCCAGTGGATCGCGCCGCTGGCCAGCGAGTCACCGGAGCTGATCGTCGTGGCCGTGCTGGTCAACAAGGCCCGCTCGACGGCCGGGTTCAACGCCCTCATCTCCTCGAAGCTCAACCAGTGGACGCTGCTCATCGGGACGATCGCCGTCGTCTACTCGCTAGCGCTGGGCCGGTACGGCGTGCTCCCCTTCGACGCCCGACAGGCCGCCGAGATATGGATCACGGCCGCCCAGTCGTTCTTCGCGCTCTCGATCCTGGTCAACTTCGAGATATCCGTCCGTGAGTCGATCGTGCTGTTCGCCCTGTTCATCTCGCAGGTGCTGGTGGAGTTTGCCCTCATCCGCGAACTGCTTGTGCTGCCGATAACGAGCCACGAGTTGCTGCTCGGATACACCGCGGTGTACATGCTCGTCGGGACGGCACTGTTCGTCATTCGCCGCCGGTCGCTGTTCCTCCTGCTGGGACTGGCCGGCGACGCCGTGCGAACCGCCCTGGGCCGTGAGCCCGTCCACCCGGAGTACGCCGACTGA
- a CDS encoding shikimate dehydrogenase yields MDVYGLIGNPVEHSLSPPMHEAGYEALDLDARYVTFEPAKAAGGAAISAAETLAVDGLNVTIPFKQAVFEAVDPAPLAERIGAVNTVDFSGETPRGYNTDAVGAVRALTHHGVDLEGTAVVVGAGGAGRAVAFGLADEGLVVRVANRTEEKATALAAEVEGATGHGLDGLEALLADADVLVNCTSVGMDEAATPVPASALHGDLAVLDAVYSPIETRLLRDAAAAGATTVDGAWMLLYQGVEAFELWTGETAPVEAMNRALRARL; encoded by the coding sequence ATGGACGTCTACGGTCTCATCGGGAACCCGGTCGAACACTCGCTGTCGCCGCCGATGCACGAGGCGGGCTACGAGGCGCTCGACCTGGACGCGCGCTACGTCACGTTCGAACCGGCGAAAGCCGCCGGCGGGGCGGCGATCTCGGCCGCCGAGACGCTCGCCGTCGACGGGCTGAACGTCACCATCCCGTTCAAACAGGCCGTCTTCGAGGCCGTCGACCCGGCACCGCTGGCCGAGCGCATCGGCGCGGTCAACACCGTCGACTTCTCGGGAGAGACGCCTCGCGGGTACAACACCGACGCCGTCGGTGCCGTCCGGGCCCTGACCCACCACGGGGTCGACCTCGAGGGCACGGCCGTCGTCGTCGGTGCCGGTGGCGCCGGACGCGCCGTGGCCTTCGGCCTCGCAGACGAGGGGCTTGTGGTCCGCGTCGCCAACCGGACCGAGGAAAAGGCGACGGCGCTCGCAGCGGAGGTCGAGGGCGCCACCGGGCACGGACTCGACGGCCTCGAGGCCCTGCTCGCGGACGCCGACGTGCTCGTCAACTGCACCAGCGTGGGGATGGACGAAGCCGCGACGCCGGTCCCCGCGTCGGCGCTGCACGGCGACCTGGCGGTGCTGGACGCCGTCTACTCGCCCATCGAGACGCGCCTCTTGCGAGACGCCGCGGCTGCTGGCGCGACGACCGTCGACGGAGCGTGGATGCTCCTCTACCAGGGCGTCGAGGCCTTCGAACTGTGGACTGGCGAGACGGCGCCCGTCGAGGCGATGAACCGGGCGCTGCGCGCTCGTCTGTAG
- a CDS encoding helix-hairpin-helix domain-containing protein, which produces MGLLQTIKSLLGLDGTRSAASGGTSGEQDVDVTVEHEPSTDSEDAVKGTETASRPPETDELEADDERAGDDEHGAPSADGTDSAPAEAADAASDADTESVSTASSAVDAAQESADEPDADADAEADAADEPALAFEGADDPVTEIKGIGPAYADRLAGLDIETVGDLAVADAADVAAQTDLAETRVAGWIERANDY; this is translated from the coding sequence ATGGGTCTGCTCCAAACCATCAAATCTCTTCTCGGGCTCGACGGAACCCGGTCTGCTGCTTCCGGCGGAACCAGCGGCGAGCAGGACGTGGACGTCACCGTCGAGCACGAGCCATCTACCGACTCCGAGGACGCGGTCAAGGGGACAGAGACGGCCTCGAGGCCCCCCGAGACCGACGAGCTCGAAGCGGACGACGAACGGGCAGGTGACGACGAGCACGGCGCTCCGTCCGCCGACGGCACCGACTCGGCACCTGCCGAGGCGGCCGACGCCGCGTCGGACGCCGACACCGAATCCGTCTCGACGGCTTCGTCTGCGGTCGACGCCGCGCAAGAATCAGCAGACGAACCCGACGCCGACGCCGACGCCGAAGCGGACGCGGCCGACGAACCCGCGCTCGCCTTCGAGGGGGCCGACGACCCGGTGACCGAAATCAAGGGCATCGGCCCCGCCTACGCCGACCGGCTCGCTGGCCTGGACATCGAGACGGTCGGCGACCTCGCCGTCGCCGACGCGGCCGACGTCGCCGCCCAGACGGACCTCGCGGAGACCCGCGTCGCCGGCTGGATCGAGCGCGCGAACGACTACTGA
- the pabB gene encoding aminodeoxychorismate synthase, component I, producing MVSVETDRETFTALAAGADGRTRIPVEVRVTVADPFTAYRRAREDVGGVYLATTGGQSGWGYFATAPAGFLSVSPDDGPALDALSDLLAGSALERGDCEVPYPCGAFGWLSYDVVRDLETLPEHTVEDRALPRLQVGAYDRVAAWEEPRGDGPVRLRVTACPRLSDHEDATAAYEFGRQHALALARRAVEGDPAVGAPPVEADAARFESDCTRDSFAERVRTVKAYIRDGDTFQANVSQRLRAPAAVHPVEAFDALREVNPAPYSALVEFPGVDLVSASPELLLHREGDRLVTEPIAGTRPRGETPAADDRLEADLLRDEKERAEHAMLVDLERNDLGKVSRFGTVEVTDYRRVDRYSEVMHLVSVVEGRLRERATLQDAVTAVFPGGTITGAPKPRTMEIIDEVEGTRRGPYTGSIGVFGFDGDATLNIVIRTLVRYADHYDLRVGAGIVHDSDPDREYEETLDKGRALVTAMDEALGKRADLSVEGTP from the coding sequence ATGGTATCGGTCGAGACCGACCGCGAGACGTTCACCGCCCTCGCGGCCGGTGCTGACGGACGGACACGGATACCCGTCGAGGTCCGCGTCACCGTCGCGGACCCGTTTACCGCCTACCGGCGGGCCCGCGAGGACGTCGGTGGCGTCTACCTGGCGACCACCGGCGGGCAGTCCGGGTGGGGCTACTTCGCGACGGCGCCGGCCGGGTTCCTGTCTGTGTCGCCCGACGACGGGCCGGCGCTGGACGCGCTCTCGGACCTGCTGGCCGGGTCGGCCCTCGAGCGCGGCGACTGTGAGGTCCCCTACCCCTGCGGGGCGTTCGGGTGGCTCTCCTACGACGTGGTCCGGGACCTCGAGACGCTCCCCGAGCACACTGTCGAGGACCGTGCGCTCCCGCGGCTACAGGTCGGCGCCTACGACCGCGTGGCGGCCTGGGAGGAGCCACGCGGCGACGGCCCGGTGAGGCTCCGGGTCACCGCCTGCCCGCGACTGAGCGATCACGAGGACGCGACGGCCGCCTACGAGTTCGGGAGGCAACACGCGCTGGCGCTGGCGCGGCGGGCCGTCGAGGGCGACCCGGCGGTCGGCGCCCCTCCCGTCGAGGCCGACGCGGCCCGCTTCGAGAGCGACTGCACGCGCGACTCGTTCGCCGAGCGGGTCCGGACGGTCAAGGCGTACATCAGGGACGGCGACACGTTCCAGGCCAACGTCTCCCAGCGGTTGCGGGCACCCGCGGCGGTCCACCCCGTCGAGGCCTTCGACGCCCTGCGCGAGGTCAACCCCGCGCCGTACTCCGCGCTCGTGGAGTTCCCGGGCGTGGACCTCGTGAGCGCGAGCCCCGAACTCCTCTTGCACCGCGAGGGCGACCGCCTGGTCACCGAACCGATCGCCGGCACGCGACCCCGCGGCGAGACGCCCGCCGCGGACGACCGCCTGGAGGCCGACCTCCTGCGCGACGAGAAGGAACGCGCCGAGCACGCGATGCTCGTCGACCTAGAGCGCAACGACCTGGGGAAGGTGAGCCGCTTTGGCACCGTCGAGGTGACCGACTACCGGCGCGTCGACCGTTACTCCGAGGTGATGCACCTCGTCTCGGTCGTCGAGGGCCGGTTGCGCGAGCGGGCGACCCTGCAGGACGCCGTCACCGCCGTCTTCCCCGGCGGGACCATCACCGGCGCGCCCAAGCCCCGGACGATGGAGATAATCGACGAGGTGGAGGGGACCCGCCGCGGCCCCTACACCGGCTCTATCGGCGTCTTCGGCTTCGACGGCGACGCGACGCTCAACATCGTCATCCGGACGCTGGTCCGGTACGCCGACCACTACGACCTCCGCGTGGGCGCGGGCATCGTCCACGACTCGGACCCGGACCGGGAGTACGAGGAGACGCTGGACAAGGGTCGGGCGCTCGTCACCGCCATGGACGAGGCCCTGGGCAAGCGAGCGGACCTCTCCGTGGAGGGGACGCCGTGA
- a CDS encoding anthranilate synthase component II codes for MTASGSGTAPTVLVVDNYDSFAYNLVQYVGEVVLRLGGCEDDVAVRRNDAIDVAGVRALDPDGIVVSPGPGTPADAGVSMPIFADLTYPTLGVCLGHQALCAAAGAPVGHAESVVHGKSSQVTHHGEGVFEDVPDPVEVGRYHSLAVERVDLPDELEETASTDDESAIVMGVRHRQKPHVGVQFHPESILTEHGKTMVENFCLRCTTT; via the coding sequence GTGACCGCCTCCGGTAGTGGCACCGCACCGACGGTGCTGGTCGTCGACAACTACGACTCCTTCGCGTACAACCTCGTACAGTACGTCGGCGAGGTGGTCCTCCGTCTGGGCGGGTGCGAGGACGACGTGGCCGTCCGGCGCAACGACGCCATCGACGTCGCGGGCGTCCGGGCGCTCGACCCGGACGGCATCGTCGTCTCGCCGGGCCCGGGCACGCCGGCGGACGCCGGCGTCTCGATGCCCATCTTCGCCGACCTCACGTACCCGACCCTCGGCGTCTGTCTGGGCCACCAGGCGCTCTGTGCGGCCGCGGGGGCCCCCGTCGGCCACGCGGAGTCCGTCGTCCACGGCAAGTCCTCGCAGGTGACCCACCACGGCGAGGGTGTCTTCGAGGACGTCCCCGACCCCGTCGAGGTCGGGCGGTACCACTCGCTGGCGGTCGAACGAGTCGACCTCCCCGACGAACTCGAGGAGACGGCCTCCACCGACGACGAGTCCGCTATCGTGATGGGCGTTCGCCACCGCCAGAAGCCCCACGTCGGCGTCCAGTTCCACCCCGAGAGCATCCTCACCGAACACGGCAAGACCATGGTCGAGAACTTCTGTCTCCGATGTACTACCACGTAG
- a CDS encoding aminotransferase class IV, with translation MYYHVDGDLVPADEATVSVRDRGFMYGDAAFETLRVYGGTPFEWDAHRMRLQHTAEALGFADAVPDDLRERVDATLAENDLSEASVKVSVSRGVQPGKLTPGADVDPTVVVTCVSLPRGGRDGQRVWDDPAEVQTVRTRRVPSEAVPADVKTHNYLNGILGRLELRRAAAGRDAADECLMRDLDGNVVEGATSNLFFVTENGLRTPSDDLDLLPGVTRSVVLDLAREESFPVETGHYSLDAVRDADEAFLTNSTWELRPVASVDGIAVGTGPMTTLLQRLFDERVEAQYY, from the coding sequence ATGTACTACCACGTAGACGGCGACCTCGTCCCGGCCGACGAGGCGACGGTGTCGGTCCGCGACCGCGGGTTCATGTACGGCGACGCGGCCTTCGAGACGCTTCGCGTCTACGGCGGGACGCCCTTCGAGTGGGACGCCCACCGTATGCGCCTCCAGCATACCGCCGAGGCGCTGGGCTTTGCCGACGCCGTCCCCGACGACCTGCGCGAGCGCGTCGACGCAACGCTCGCCGAGAACGACCTCTCGGAGGCCTCGGTCAAGGTCTCGGTCAGCCGGGGCGTCCAGCCCGGGAAGCTCACGCCCGGGGCCGACGTGGACCCGACTGTCGTCGTCACCTGTGTGTCGCTCCCGCGGGGCGGCCGCGACGGCCAGCGGGTGTGGGACGACCCCGCCGAGGTCCAGACGGTCCGGACGCGCAGGGTCCCGAGCGAGGCCGTGCCCGCGGACGTGAAGACCCACAACTACCTCAACGGCATCCTCGGCCGCCTCGAACTCCGCCGGGCGGCCGCTGGCCGCGACGCCGCCGACGAGTGTCTCATGCGCGACCTCGACGGGAACGTCGTCGAGGGGGCCACGAGCAACCTCTTTTTCGTCACGGAGAACGGTCTGCGCACCCCCAGCGACGACCTGGACCTGCTGCCGGGCGTGACCCGGTCGGTCGTCCTCGACCTGGCCCGCGAGGAGTCGTTCCCGGTCGAGACCGGCCACTACTCGCTGGACGCCGTCCGGGACGCCGACGAGGCGTTTCTGACCAACTCGACGTGGGAACTGCGCCCCGTCGCGAGCGTCGACGGCATCGCGGTCGGTACCGGCCCGATGACGACGCTGCTGCAGCGCCTGTTCGACGAGCGGGTCGAGGCCCAGTACTACTGA
- a CDS encoding pyridoxamine 5'-phosphate oxidase family protein: protein MSRVDMDAIQIAEFLDSQRTGVLSMGRENDGYGVPLAYWFDDDDTSFYFRLGYGPGSQKRKFIEAAEYVTFVVYADTDEGWKSVLAEGELEVLAEENVDASIEEVTRRLDIPYFEVHERPVSELEFDILRMRVTKLNGIVEGQMAD, encoded by the coding sequence ATGAGTCGAGTCGACATGGACGCCATCCAGATAGCGGAGTTCCTCGATAGCCAGCGGACCGGCGTTCTCTCGATGGGGCGCGAGAACGACGGCTACGGCGTGCCGCTGGCGTACTGGTTCGACGACGACGACACGAGCTTTTACTTCCGGCTGGGGTACGGACCGGGGAGTCAAAAGCGGAAGTTCATCGAGGCCGCGGAGTACGTGACCTTCGTCGTCTACGCCGACACCGACGAGGGGTGGAAGAGCGTGCTCGCGGAGGGCGAACTCGAGGTCCTCGCCGAGGAGAACGTCGACGCGTCCATCGAGGAGGTGACCAGACGCCTCGACATCCCGTACTTCGAGGTGCACGAACGCCCGGTCAGCGAGCTCGAGTTCGACATCTTGCGGATGCGCGTGACGAAGCTCAACGGCATCGTCGAGGGCCAGATGGCCGACTGA
- a CDS encoding Rieske (2Fe-2S) protein, producing MDEDSRIAPLEAVPDDGTLLFTVRDGFDTEEALLVSLSDGVVAFENYCPHWRDVRLDKGSGATMRGDELVCEKHGATFESDSGYCNYGPCEGAVLEAIAVRVEDGAVYLTDDRYEFENRGPSGDHDRSSRGRIGFSGQ from the coding sequence ATGGACGAGGACAGTCGTATCGCCCCCCTCGAGGCGGTGCCCGACGACGGGACGCTCCTGTTTACGGTCCGGGACGGGTTCGATACCGAGGAGGCGCTCCTGGTGTCGCTGTCTGACGGTGTCGTGGCCTTCGAGAACTACTGCCCCCACTGGCGGGACGTCCGCCTCGACAAGGGCAGCGGGGCGACGATGCGCGGGGACGAACTGGTGTGTGAGAAACACGGCGCGACGTTCGAATCCGACTCCGGGTACTGCAACTACGGCCCCTGTGAGGGGGCGGTACTCGAGGCGATCGCCGTCCGCGTCGAGGACGGAGCGGTGTACCTCACCGACGACCGCTACGAGTTCGAGAACCGTGGGCCGTCTGGCGACCACGACCGGTCCTCGCGGGGCCGGATCGGGTTCTCCGGCCAGTAG
- a CDS encoding transcriptional regulator, whose protein sequence is MREASRTTRQRIADRLREEPMAAGTIARTFEIQTSDALTHVEHIARSLDSTDEQLLVAPPECDACGFADFDDLTNRPSRCPECKHESVSEPAYRIQ, encoded by the coding sequence ATGCGCGAGGCAAGTCGGACGACGCGCCAGCGCATCGCGGACCGATTGCGCGAGGAACCGATGGCGGCCGGGACGATTGCACGGACGTTCGAGATACAGACCAGCGACGCGCTCACACACGTCGAACACATCGCCCGGTCGCTCGACTCGACCGACGAACAGCTGCTCGTGGCGCCCCCGGAGTGTGACGCCTGCGGGTTCGCCGACTTCGACGACCTGACGAACCGGCCCAGTCGGTGCCCGGAGTGCAAACACGAGAGCGTCTCGGAACCGGCCTACAGGATCCAGTAG
- a CDS encoding pyridoxamine 5'-phosphate oxidase family protein: MEDTHRAAVAAEERDEFLGVGGTGVVSFETESGRSPHSVPVSYGYDPDQTTFYFRLATGLDSEKGEVLDRPVTFVTYGRDGETDRWVSVVAKGRLEAVDAEGIETDTLAGLEQVDIPLVDVFDVPVRDISFEFLRLVPEELTARRELRADV, translated from the coding sequence ATGGAAGACACACACCGCGCAGCGGTCGCCGCCGAGGAGCGCGACGAGTTCCTCGGGGTCGGCGGTACCGGCGTCGTCTCGTTCGAGACCGAGTCGGGCCGCTCGCCACACTCGGTCCCGGTCTCGTACGGCTACGACCCCGACCAGACGACGTTCTACTTCCGGCTGGCGACGGGCCTAGACAGCGAGAAAGGCGAGGTCCTCGACCGGCCGGTCACCTTCGTCACCTACGGTCGCGACGGGGAGACCGACCGCTGGGTGAGCGTCGTCGCGAAGGGTCGCCTGGAGGCCGTCGACGCCGAGGGCATCGAGACGGACACGCTCGCGGGCCTAGAGCAGGTCGACATCCCGCTCGTGGACGTCTTCGACGTGCCCGTCCGGGACATCTCCTTCGAGTTCCTCCGGCTCGTCCCCGAGGAGCTGACCGCCCGGAGGGAACTCCGGGCCGACGTCTGA